The DNA sequence GACCAGCGCTCCCAGCAGCCACCATGCATTGCGTTCGACCGCGGCCACCGCCAGCCTGGCGCTGTTCGCCTGGCTGCTGACCCTACATCCGACCGCCACCGGCCGGGTCTATGCGGCCTACGGCGGTGTCTACGTCAGCCTGGCGATCTTCTGGCTGTGGTGGGTCGATGGCGTGCGGCCCACGCGCTGGGACCTGCTCGGCGCGGCGTTGTGCCTGGCCGGCATGGCGGTGATCATGTTCGCGCCGCGCAACGCCTGAGCGCGCGGCTGTCCCCAGGAGGGAATGCGATGGCCCGTTTCGCCAGCTTCCGCGAGTTCTATCCGT is a window from the bacterium genome containing:
- a CDS encoding YnfA family protein, giving the protein TSAPSSHHALRSTAATASLALFAWLLTLHPTATGRVYAAYGGVYVSLAIFWLWWVDGVRPTRWDLLGAALCLAGMAVIMFAPRNA